Below is a genomic region from Prolixibacteraceae bacterium.
CCTTTTGCGTTAGCTCTAAATCTGAAATATTCAGAAGTTCATTGTTAAAGGGATAGAGATCAGTGTAAATATATAAAAGATGATTGGTTTCATTAATCAGTTTTGAATATGATTCTTCACCTTGTCCTCTTGTTAATAATGGGAGTAATAATAAAATAAATAATGCTCTCTTCATGTGATGATACCTTTTACCTTTTCAAATTTATTAATCATCGAATATCCCTCATAGACTTGTGTTGAGGTTCAAAATATTACGCTTGTTCTCGATATTAGCCGTTATAGTATCTAATTACAAATATGATGGCTGTTATTATTGATACAATTGCTAATACTGTCAAGGCTATTTTAATCCAACTATATGGTCTTCGACCTTGTACCTCACCAGTTCTCCCATTAACGAGAAATTGATATAACTCGCCTTTAAATCGATAAGCACATACAAATACTGGTAATAATAAATGTTTAAATGCAATGTCGTTATAGTCTGTTTCCATCGACGTAATTCGTTGCTCATCACCACCTATGTCAGTTCTTATCATATCTCTGATCTCTGACTCAGCAGTCTCTTGTGCCATCTTAAATCCTTCCGTTATCTCGATTTGGTATTTCTCAGTGATGTATCCACTCAAATAACTTTTATCAAACGGAACTAAATTTTCTAGATCCCATGGCTCAAGTTTGTTAATATACTTCTCAGGTAACGATGTGGTTGCGACTGTTAAAATGTCATCAAAAAAACTATGGATATTTCCAGTAACAGTACTCCATCTCGTTTTTTGGACTTCACGTGTTTCAGTGACCGTCTTGCCATCTTCTGTTTTTGTGTACTCCTCTGTTACATAATAATGCACACCTCGTTGTCCAATGTATGGAGTGTGGGTGTCCATGTCAAAAGTCCAATATGGAATGTAAACTCCTTTAAAATGGTCAAAACTTAATGCCGCTTTTTTTAAAGCATTTGGAGCAAACCATAACTTATTAATCCATTTTTTGAATTCGTCTGATGCAGCATCTTTGTCTAATTTAAAAGGCAATAATGATTCTGGTAAAAGAATCCTTTCATTTCTAGTCTGCTCAACAATCAATGGTGTTGTACAGTATGGACATAATGTTGATGTAATATTGGGCGAAATCGTAGATGAGGCTCCGCAAGATTCACATTTTACAAAACTTTCATCAAAAACTTCCTTCTGTTCTGATTCATTTGCTAGAAATTTGAGGTAATCGTGCTCTTCAATTTTAGATTCACTCTTAGGAATTTCATTTAAAGCCCCACAATAATCACAAGATAGATGATCTGTTCCAGCTTTGTATTTTAAATCGGCTCCACAATTGGTACAAGCAAAAGTGTTTATATTTAATTCTTCTTGAATTTCTTCCATAATGAATAGGTTAGCCAAATTATATTTAAGAAATAGATTTAAATTATTGCAAATATATATTGCATTTGTAGATGTAAGGAGTGGAGTCATCACCTTAGATCCTATTTTATTACTTTAAAAGTGTAATAAAGTAGGATCTATAAATAACGATGATCTTTATATCTTAGTGGTATTAAAGTCCAGGAATTGGAGGTGGTATACTACTAAATATATTCATTAGTTCTGCTACTTCATTTGCAGCAGTCCAATTGCTCATTCCTTCTCGCCATACCAATACATCTCGGGTAAATTGATTTTGCATAGCCATTTGTTTTAATGTAGTTAGATCAAATGGTCCATTTTGTTGTCCATTAATAACAATGAAGAAAGATAAAGATGGAGGTATTGGTGGTGGTGAAGCCTGATGGGGTTGAGTAGTGGTTTGTTGCTCACCTGAAAAAGCTTGCCCCATTTGATTCGCCATTGCGAATCCCATTCCCATACCCATTCCGGCACCTGCTGTTCCACTGCTGTTCTCTGCTGCTTTCTCCATTGCTTTAGCAGCTTTCATCTGTGCTAATTTATTTAGATCAACAGCATTTAAACGGCTCAATTCAAATATCTCTTTCTTAATTTCGTCTGGCATGGAAACATTTTCTACTAAGAATGTTGTAATCTCAATACCATACTTCTCAAATTCGGGTGCTAATACCTGTTGTACATAGTCGGACAGCTCATTTAGGTTACTAGCAAACGCTTCGATAGGAATATTTGCTTCAGCTGCTGCATCGGAAAATCTAGTGACAATTAAACTTTTAAGTTGTTCTGCAATTTCAGCGGTTGTAAAGTGCCCATCTGTACCTACAATTTCTCTAATAAAGATAGATGCATCTTTTACGCGCACGGTGTATGTGCCAAAGGATCTAATCTCTAGCATGCCAAAGCGAGAATCACTTAAAATCATAGGGTTTTTTGTTCCCCACTTTTGTGCCGTTATATTACGGGTATTTACAAAGTATATTTCAGCTTTAAAGGGGCTGTTAAAACCATATTTCCATCCCTTTAAAGTGGAAAGAATTGGCATATTGGACGTTGTCAATTGATACATTCCAGGTTGAAATACATCCGCCAACTGTCCTTCGTTTATAAGTACAGCCACCTGTCCTTCACGAACTGTAAGTTTAGCTCCGTTCTTAATCTCGTTTTGATAACGCTCAAATCGATAAACCATTGTATCGTTAGAATCATCAAGCCATTCGATGATATCGACAAATTCACCACGTATTTTATCAAAAATTCCCATTGTTAATCTATATGTTAGGGTTAGTTATTGTGTTATTAATTTTCACTATTGATTTTAATAAGTAATTGACAAGTTACTTATTAAAAATGAAATCATGTGATGTAAAACTAAGATATTATATTGTAAATAACTATGTTAAATTATAATCTTTATAATAACTACTGCACTTGTTATCAAAGGTTCTTAGTAGAGTAAGATAGATTAAATAAGGATCATATATCATGTGGAATGTTGTTTAAGGTAGATTCTCTAGTGCTTTGTCAAATTGATCATATATCTTCTTGGATTCCACTCCCATTGCCATTAAGGTCTGTTTAACTGAAGGATTTACTCCTGTTACTATATAGCTTATTTTCTTGGCATTCAGTTCATCTAGTGAATCTTTTAGGTGATGTGCTCCGGTAGCATCAATAAAGGGTACATGTCGCATTCTAAGAATAAGAACCTTCGTCTCAGGAAGGACCTCTTTTAATATATTACAGTAGTTTCTAGCCGAACCAAAAAAGAAAGGTCCACTAATTTCATAAGCTTTAATTCCTTTAGGCAGTGTCTCATCATTGTCTAGAACATCTTGATCTACCTCCTCTTGTAGGCCTACATGATCTGCCATCCTTTTCATGAAAAGTAGTGCTGCCAAAACCATTCCAACCTCAATGGCAACGGTTAAATCAACCAAAACGGTTAAGAAAAAAGTAGCTAATAGTACCACTATATCAAAAAAGGATGTACTTAAAATCCCCTTAAATGATCGCCATTCGCTCATATTATAAGAGACAACAATTAATATGCCTGCCAATGATGACATTGGGATCCACTTGACCCATGGACCAAAGAATAGCATAATCAGAAGTAGGGTGAATGCATGGGCAATTCCAGCAATCGGAGTACGTCCTCCATTTTTAACATTGGTTGCGGTTCTAGCAATTGCTCCCGTGGCAGGTATTCCACCAAAGAAAGGAGTAATAATATTCGCAATTCCTTGTCCAATAAGCTCTGTGTTTGAGCGGTGGTTACCTCCAATCATTCCATCAGAAACGACTGCAGAGAGCAAGGATTCTATTGCTCCAAGAAGTGCGATTGTAATAGCTGGCTCGATATAGTGAGGAAGTGCACTCCAGCTGAAAGAGGGGATGTGCATCTCAATAGTGCTTGGGATGGAGCCATAAACTGTCTCGATGGTTGTCACAGGAAGGCTTAATGTTTTTACTGCGATTGTCGATAAAATAATTGCAATAAATGAACCTGGTACCTTGGGAATCCACTTTGAACTATAAATGGTGATTAGAATGGTAAATAGAGTAATACCTATGGCATAAAAGTTGGCTGTATCAAGATGTGAAAAATAGAATCCCCATTTCGAAATAAAATCAGATGGTATCCCGTCCACTGTTAGCCCTAGAGCATCTTTAATTTGTGTGGAAAAGATAACCAAAGCAATCCCACTGGTGAACCCTACAACCAAAGGATGTGGAATAAACTTAAGTAATGTTCCAAGTCGGAAAACTCCAAAAAGAATAAGGAATACCCCTGCCATGATGGTTGAGATCATTAACCCTTCGATTCCATACTTCTGAATAATTCCAACTACAATTACAATAAAGGCTCCTGTAGGCCCACCTATTTGTACACGACTGCCTCCAAAAAAAGAGATCATTAAACCTGCTACAACCGCTGTAATTAATCCCTTTTCAGGCGATACACCTGAAGCAACTGCAAATGCAATGGACAAAGGGAGGGCTACTATACCCACAATAACTCCCGCAAGAATATCTTGCGTAAGTGCTTTCTTGTCATATCCCAAACGAAGCGTACTCCATAATTTAGGATAAAAAATATGACTTTTCATATTCGAATGATGTATTTGATATTAGGAATGTTTTTGGTAATGCATATAACACATCTGCAACCCTCATGTCGTGAAAGTCGGTGTGAAAAAATGGTGTAGTAATAATATCAAGAAGAAAATAGAAGATGTTGCTCCTTCTTTATGTATAAATGACTGCTCATGATAATTTTTCTAAAAGCTACGCAAAGGTATATCTTTTAAAATTGTTAAAAAAGATGTGCTGCCAAATAAAAATACTCTACTGATGGTCATCTCTGCCGATACTATTGATCTATTGTTTGTTTCTATCTGTTTTTAACTATTCTAAATTATTAAGATAGTGATTCTGACGAATGTCTATAAAATCCTAAAAAGAAGAATAAATTAATGAGTACAACCTTAAGTAATTTCTC
It encodes:
- the sulP gene encoding sulfate permease, producing MKSHIFYPKLWSTLRLGYDKKALTQDILAGVIVGIVALPLSIAFAVASGVSPEKGLITAVVAGLMISFFGGSRVQIGGPTGAFIVIVVGIIQKYGIEGLMISTIMAGVFLILFGVFRLGTLLKFIPHPLVVGFTSGIALVIFSTQIKDALGLTVDGIPSDFISKWGFYFSHLDTANFYAIGITLFTILITIYSSKWIPKVPGSFIAIILSTIAVKTLSLPVTTIETVYGSIPSTIEMHIPSFSWSALPHYIEPAITIALLGAIESLLSAVVSDGMIGGNHRSNTELIGQGIANIITPFFGGIPATGAIARTATNVKNGGRTPIAGIAHAFTLLLIMLFFGPWVKWIPMSSLAGILIVVSYNMSEWRSFKGILSTSFFDIVVLLATFFLTVLVDLTVAIEVGMVLAALLFMKRMADHVGLQEEVDQDVLDNDETLPKGIKAYEISGPFFFGSARNYCNILKEVLPETKVLILRMRHVPFIDATGAHHLKDSLDELNAKKISYIVTGVNPSVKQTLMAMGVESKKIYDQFDKALENLP
- a CDS encoding SPFH domain-containing protein, with amino-acid sequence MGIFDKIRGEFVDIIEWLDDSNDTMVYRFERYQNEIKNGAKLTVREGQVAVLINEGQLADVFQPGMYQLTTSNMPILSTLKGWKYGFNSPFKAEIYFVNTRNITAQKWGTKNPMILSDSRFGMLEIRSFGTYTVRVKDASIFIREIVGTDGHFTTAEIAEQLKSLIVTRFSDAAAEANIPIEAFASNLNELSDYVQQVLAPEFEKYGIEITTFLVENVSMPDEIKKEIFELSRLNAVDLNKLAQMKAAKAMEKAAENSSGTAGAGMGMGMGFAMANQMGQAFSGEQQTTTQPHQASPPPIPPSLSFFIVINGQQNGPFDLTTLKQMAMQNQFTRDVLVWREGMSNWTAANEVAELMNIFSSIPPPIPGL